The Acidimicrobiia bacterium genome contains the following window.
TCCTCGTGGGCCGGGGCGCAGGTCACGCCGTCCCAGATCGGGAGCACCTCGGCGATCTGCTCGCAGGTCAGACCCATGCGCCGGGCCCGGGTCACAAAGAGCAGACGGGCCGCCGCGTCCTCGTCGTAGTCGCGGTAGCCGGCGCTGGTGCGAGTCGGACTGGCGACCAGGCCGATCCGCTCGTAGTAGCGGACGGTGGACGCGGGCACGCCGACCCGCTCGGCCAGCTCGGAGATCCGCACAACTGGAGCCTAAGCCTTGCACCCCAGTGCAAGGTCAAGGTCTCGGCGGCGACTTTTCTGTCGGAAGGGCTT
Protein-coding sequences here:
- a CDS encoding MerR family transcriptional regulator: MRISELAERVGVPASTVRYYERIGLVASPTRTSAGYRDYDEDAAARLLFVTRARRMGLTCEQIAEVLPIWDGVTCAPAHEEVARLVEAKRAEIAERIGELERFAEQLDDVRATLEGSPPPAACLTDLSCCVPETNGPQVTSIALIPTSRRGGDRTRR